Below is a window of Desmonostoc muscorum LEGE 12446 DNA.
CACTACTATCAGTAGCTAACTCTAGATACTTGCCCTGTTCCAAATAGAACCAACTCAATTTCTGATCGAGTACTTGGCAAACAATATATTCTTTGACTCCATTGCGGCGATAGGCTTGTTTTTTGGCATGGAGGTCGATGGCGACACTACTAGCGGCAATTTCGACAATTAACTCTGGTACGCCTTCAATATAATCATCTTCACTCAGCCTTGCTTGACCGCCCGCTTCTGGGTTGATGAGGAGAACGGCATCTGGTTGAGGTTCGTTATCTAAGTCTAGGCGCACAGTGGGTTCAACTCCCAAAGCTACACCAGGTGTAGCCGCTTCATAAGTACCTAGCCAACCAACAATCCAACCGTGTGGTTGACCGTGACTTCTAAAACGCAAAGCAGCAGGCATGATATAGACAATTCCCTCAATCAATTCGGCTTTTTTCAAGTTAGGCATGGCGTTGTAACGCCGCTCAAATTCATAGCGGGTGAGTTTGTCACCATTTTCTAACAAGGGAATTGTCCGATGCTGTGGAGGTGTTTTGACCATGACGATGGTATTTGGGATTAGCCTATGCCTATCCTACCGAATTGGGGAAATTCTATTGTAATAAGGAAAGAATTTTTTCTTCACACGCGTTTAAAATCGGGGGCTTTAAACCTCCCTTGGACATCCAGTCGCACAGAATCCATTCTGGATTCAGGCGGATGTATTCTGAATTCTTCTTCGGTAAATTTATACTTAAGTTCATAGCGATCGCCGCCCAACAAACCATAAAATTGGTTTGAAAATTATGCTCTGTCTCAGCTATTAATGGAGGGAGAGATGAGCGATCGCACGTTTGGACGCAAGAAAACAGCAGCATCAAATTTTTCCAATCGGTCGCTTGTCTCACCCACAACTCCCACTCTGGCAAATCCAGTGCGGGGCTTCGGTTTAGCAACAAATAATCTAATTCAAACACAAACTGAGCTATCAACTGACCAGCAAGAGGCAGAATCTGCTAATGAGCAATTATTAGAACAACAAGCTTTAAGAGAAAAGCCCATTACTCACGACATGAGTCGCATATCCTTGCGTCGTCCCCAGGCAAGCGCACAGGCGTTTACTCATGGTAGTGATGTTTACTTTGGGGAAGGGAAAGCACCGGAAAATAATGAGTTGACCCATGTAGTGCAGCAGACGGGAAATCAAAACTCCATTCAACGTAACCTTCTTGGTGATATCAGTCCTAGTGGAACAGCTTCTTCAGATGGTGAAGATTCTTCAAGACTAGCTAGTCTCAGTAGACCAGAATATATTATTGCTCAATCAGGCAGTCGCTATACTTTGCTTCCTCTCCAACCCAATGGACAGACATTATATTTCTTCTATGGATATGAAGCAGGCAACTCCTCTGACCAAGCAGCAAGAGATTCAGAAGCTCCTTTTATTGAAGATGATGTTATATATGCTGCAAGGAGCGGCTTTACCGTAGTCTATGACTTAGAAGGAACTGCTGGCAATTTTGCTGAGGCAATCTTTAACCCATCGACCTATGGAATATATTGGAGTGGTCATGGCGATATGCAGGGGAATATTTGGACATCCGACAATATTTTGATTAGACCAGAAATGATCAGTAGAGACCGACACGGTGGGCAGGTTAGTCCTAATCTGAGGTATTTCATATTAGCAGCATGTGGCTCTGCTCAGGCGCAACAGGCTTGGCAACTTGCTTTACCTCAAGGCTGTCAATTTGAAGGTTGGCTTAACTTAACCAGTAATAGGGAAGGAGTAGACTTCACTGATTCTGCTTGGTCTGAGGATCTAGATCAATTATTTCCTCATGGTGGACTTCACCCTGACAGAGAACTCAGAGACTATATTGAAGATGTCAGGAGAGAGGGTGCAGGGCGCGAGCCAGGAGCTACAGACACCACTGTACCAACAACTGGGCGATAGCCGATATAAGGAAAAATCACCACAGTTAACAGAGCTTCAACTCTTACAAGACGAAATGGTTGGCAAGAAATTCAAGTGCGATCACCTATTTTTTGAGCGAGCATTTCTCAAAAAAGAGCGATCGCTGGCAATGCTTTTAAATTTATACTTAAGTCCATAGCGATCGCTACCCAACCAACTATAAAATTCCTATAAAAAACAATGCTCTGTCTCAGCTATTAATGGAGGGAGAGATGAGCGATCGTAAGTTCGGATCTAAGAAAACAGCCGCATCAACTTTTTCTAATTCATCGCTTGTTTCACCCACAACACCGACGTTGGCGAATCCAGTGCAGAGCTTTGGTTTACCAACAAATAATGTAGCAGCAACTGAGGTATCAACCGATCTGCAAGAGGCACAATCTGCTGATGAGCAACTATTAGAACAACAAGCCATCTCAGAAAAGCCCGTTACTCACGACATTAGTCGCATATCCTTGCGTCGTCCCCAGGCGAAGTTGACGGTGGGAGAACCAGGGGATAGGTATGAGCAGGAAGCTGACATGATAGCCAATACGGTCATGTCAATGCCAGCACTAACTGTGCAACGGGAAGAGATTTTAGAAGAAGAAGATCCAGCTAAACTTCTGAATACATCCATCCAAAGAGAGATATCACCAGAGGAAGAAGAATTACAAACCAAGTCTACATTACAAACGGCTAGCGATCGCAGTTTGGAAGGTGGGGATCGTCTTGAGAATCAGCTAAATGGTAGTAAAGGTGGGGGAAGTCCATTAGCAGATGATGTGCGAAGTTTCATGGAACCCAGATTTGGCGCTGACTTCAGTCAGGTACGGGTGCATACCAATAGCCAAGCAGTGCAGATGAACCAAGAGTTAGGCGCACAGGCTTTTACTCATGGAAATGATGTTTATTATGGGCAAGGAAAAGCACCGGGGAATAATGAGTTGACAGCCCATGAGTTAACTCATGTGGTGCAGCAGACAGGCTCAGTACAGTCTCGAATTAACCGTTATTTGGCAACACCGAATTTTACCTTAAATACATCGGAAACTCCCCAAATCCAGCGTGACGGGGAAGGTAACAATCTCGAACGCTTGAACGAAATGCTGGATAAGTTTAACGTACCAGAAGAGGATGTCATTAAGTTGTGCGGGCAATTGACCGCTCCAGAAAAAGCCACCGTCCTCGCTGGAGGGTATCGCAGTCGGATGATTGCTGCTCTGAATGTCAGTGAGATGGTGCAAGCCCTGAATAACTTGAATCCGCCTTTAAGTACCAAACTTGAATGGTTGGAAGCCACAACGACCTTCGGTAGTCGCCAACTGGATTATTCAACGATTCAACCCTGGATTACAGCAGCTCCCCAAGCTGAAAAGGATGCCCTAAAAATCAATTATTGGAAGAATTTCTTTGTCAATGTCTGTACTAATCAAACAATGGTCACAGCCCTGAATGATTTGGGCTTTGACTTAATCACCAAATTGACCTGGCTGCAAGCCGAAATGACCGTCACCAGTTTAGAACTGGATTATGCCACCATTAAACCCTGGATTACCGCAGCACCCCAGACTGAAAAGGATGCTCTGAAAACTGACACCTGGAAGAATTTCTTTGTCAATGTTTGTACCAATGAAACGATGGTCACAGCCTTGAATGATTTGGGCTTTGACTTGCAAACCAAATTGAACTGGCTGGAAGCCGAAATGACCATTACCAGTTGGGAATTGAGCTACACAACCATTCAACCCTGGATTACCGCAGCGCCCCAGGGTGAAAGGGATGCCTTGAAAACCGACGCCTGGAAGAATTTCTTTGTCAAGGTTTGTACTAATCAAACAATGATTACAGCCGTGAATGATTTGGGCTTTGACTTAATTACCAAATTGACCTGGCTGGATGCCGAAATGACTATCACGCGTTTAGAACTAGATTATGCCACCATTAAACCCTGGATTACCGCAGCACCCCAGGGTGAAAAGGATGCGCTAAAAACTGACACTTGGAAGAATTTCTTTGTTAAAGTCTGTACTAACGACACGATGGTTGATGCATTGATCGATCTGAATTTTGACCTCACCACAAAGCTGACATGGTTGTTGGCAGAAGGAGTTGGAGATGCTGCACTCGCAAATCTTATCGGCTCTGGAGATATTTTCACAGCCTTAGCTGGTTTGGATGAGGCTCAAATCACACAGCTGCGACGCAACAGTGATTTAATAGATGTGCTGCAAAAGCTTATGACCAACGCTGAATTTGCACAATTGGCTGCTAATTTAGTGTTAATTACACCCTCGACAGTTGTAGATCGAGTTAACGCCCGTAATGAAGCGCTGCGAATTCTGACCGTCCAGTTGAATAATAAAGAGATTGCCAGAAGTACCATTAATGGCAATATGCAAGTAGTGATTATCCCCAGAAATAAGTTATTGACCGATGTCGCGCAATTTGCCGATTTGGCTGGAACAAGCACGTTTGATGGCAGACGGTGGGAAACGGTTCGAGGCGTCGGCCATGGCAATTATGTGGCCGTAACGGAAGAAAATCTGCTCGGTGGAAATTGTACAGCCACCTTTGGAGGTAATCCTGTTTCTGGAACTTATGCAACAGGCTATTCTACGACTAGCCATGAATTTGCTCACGGTCTGCATGATAACTCTTTGACAGATGCCGATCGCCAAATCATTACCAATGCTTACAATGCCCGAAAAGCCCTGGCCACAGCAAGTCCCACCGATCCAAATCAATGGGTTGATGGTCGAGAAGGGTGCTATGCCTCCCAAACTGACCATGAATTCTTTGCACAACTGAGTAACGCATACTTAGGAACCAATACTGGAAACGATCCAAACACCGGAGATCCACGCCACAATGGAAAAGCTTGGGTACAAACCCATGAACCAACTGTTTTCGCTCTTTTAGACAGAATGTACGCAGGAGGCAGTATACCCAATGCTAATCCATAGCATTTGCCTCAGAAAAAGCCAAGTCATCCTGATGGCACTTTTGACAGTATTCTCCATCTTTTTCTGGGAATACAATAAACATCCACAAGGCGATCGATATAGTTATTTCAGTCAGACGAAAGGCAGCACCATGATGAATATCCAATCTGAAGCCGGAAGCATTCCCCAGCGAGAAATCCGTCACTTTGCTGTATACAAACAAACTCGATTAGCACTGTTAGTTGAAGATAAACCCGGAGTATTAATTTCCAGTGCCAGTCCGGCTCCAGGCGGGCCACTCAAACATCCTTTCGTTAATGCCCAAGCAATGGACTCCCGGTATGAAAATGAAATGGGGAGTTTATTGAGGCAATCTAACAGCTTTGATGAGTTTATTGGTTTGCTGATTAAACATGAATATGATATTCGCTCGTTTGATTATTTAGATTTGCCGAAAACGTTAACCGCAGGATATCGAATTTTTGCCAAAGAAAAATTGTTAGCAGTTATCTGGAAACACCGAGGACAATTTTCAACCCTGACTCAACAACCCGAAAAAGATGATCTGATTTTTGACCCTGCTACTTTAACTGTTTATGATGCAGCCTACACTAACTTTTTTTTAAAATATCTGGAAACAAGCTCTGATTTTGAGGAAATTTTACAGAAAATGAAATCCGATCGCTTGTCTATTTTTGAAATTGCCGCTCATCTGCAAACAAATTGACTGATGAAACTTCATTAAACCATTGTTTGGTATTAGACTGTAGTTTATCCAAGAGCGATCGCTCTCTTTTATCCTAGATGCTTCAAGCACGAAAACCGTTTCGCAGCATCCCTTGTAACCATTTCAGAGTCTCCTTCACTTCGCCATGAGCGGGGTAAAGCAACTGCTGACTCAGGGCATTTCGATAAGCCTCTATCGCACCCAAACTATCCCCCAATTCATCTAACGCTCTCCCTTGCCAGTAATAAGCAGTAGCCGGATCAAATTCCATCAATTTTTCAGCTTGCAGACAAACTTCTTGCCAATACCGCCGACTAACCGCATTATTTCCTAGCACTCGATAACTCTCCCCCAGCCAAACTAACCCAGGTACAGATTGCAGATAACCCCCTTTTTCTGGAAAGAACTGCCATCCTTGCACTAATGCCTCTACCGCTTCTCGGTGTTTTCCCGCCAATGCCAACACCCGTCCATGACAAAACCAAGCATCAGGTAACTGGGGTTGAAGTTGCGTCCCTCGAACAGAAAGACTACACCCGCGTTTGATATCTTTAAAGCTTTCTACCAGCACTCGCCCCGCCGTCACCCAAATACTCCAGCGTTCGGGAAAACGCTCAAGCATCTCCTCTATCAAGGGATGCAGTTCATCTAATCTCCCCGCAGCAGGCAAAATCTCACACAAGGCTAGATAGATTTCACAATTATGGGGATACAGATGATAAGCTTTCAAAATCGCCTCAGCTGCCCTTTGGTTTTCGCCTGTGTCAGACAAGCACCGCCCATAGTAATACCAACCATTAGGATTATTGGGGTGTTTTTCAGTAAATTGTGCTAGCACTGCTACTCCTTGCGCCCAATCTCCTCGGAAAATGTAATAGTATGCCAGGGATTTGTGGAACTGGGCCGCATTTGGAGCCTGTTGTAGAGCAGAGCCGATCATCTTTTTAGTCTGCTTGCCTTGTTCACCTGATACCAATCTCATCCGGCAACGCTCATCTAACTGTCGTTGGAGTATCTGGAAATCATCGGGTGCTAACTCTATAACTCTGCTCAATCTTTGCCCAGCTGCCTGAAAGTTCCCCATAGCCATCAGTCCGTCATAGCTAAGAATCAAGGCAACAAGATCATCTGGATTGAGTGACAAGACTGCATCAAAGGCTTGCAAAGCTGCGACAGTATTCTCTATTCCCATATGCACCTGTCCCAAAGCCAGCCAGTGAACTACTTTGTCAGGTTCTAAGAAAGCAGCAGACTCAAGAGCTTTAATTGCCTGTTGACTGTCACCTTTACAAGCTTTAATCAATCCACGTATATGCTGCCGAGTTGCTTCATTATGCGACAAAGGTAAGGCATTCTCATAAACCTCTATTGCCTCGGTTTCTTGTCCCATCAGGTGCAAGATTTTCCCCAGTTGCAACCGTGCGTCAAGGAATTGGGGTTGCCGCTCAATAATTTGACGATACTCCTCAATAGCCTGCTCCCATCGCCCCATCCCATAAAATAATTCAGCTAATTCCAGACGTTTTTTCCATCCTTGGGGATACTGCTGCATGTACTTACTTAATATTTCGAGTTTTTGGTCTTGTGTAGTTGGTTTTTCATCTGAGAGTAAGTAAGCATTCATCTCCACCGCAGAGGGTTGGGAGAACTGTACCAAGAATGTGGCAAGGTTTTTAGGCATAATAATGGTTACTTTAAAATTAATTTGCTCAGCAATTTTTGGGTTGCGATCGCCGCTTTTCACTTTCAATTTAGTTGTTTGTTTCCGAAAATAAAACCTATAAATCTCATACAGATTTCATATACTTTTGCTTAACCTTTGAAGAAACACTCTTAGTGGGGAGTGGGGAGTGGGGAGTGGGGAGTGGGGAGTAGGGAGTGGGAAACAAGGTATTTGTTTGATTCATAGCGGGTGGTGCGCCGTTAGTGCATCTGCTATGATGAAACACTCTTGGTGGAGAGTGGGGAAAGAAGGTGTTTGATTCGTGGGGGTTTGTGCGCCCACGATGGAGCCTTTACATGCAATATTGGGTTGCCTCCTGCCAATCGCCAAAATCATCTGCTCTTATTTATTCTTTGATGGACGTATAATTTTGAGCGATCGCTTTTCGTCAGCTGCTTCTAAAAATAACAAAATCGTTTCTTTAATCCCTGATGAGCGTCAACACCTAGCGGTCTATCCTGATATGAGTCAGAATGTCCCAGGGTCAGCCATAATTATAAGTCTTCAATCCAACCTGATACTACACATATGCTCTGAAGAGTTTCTATTCTCTAAATAAATAAAAATGCCCTAGAATGTTGAAAGCTTGCATATTTCAAAATTTTTAATTTTTGTTAAGAACAAAGTTTATTATCCCAGAATGATTCAAAGCTTTGTTAATTAGGACTTAGATATTTTTTGATTTTAAATAAAGTTATCAAATTAGTCTATATTTAGATTAATATATGTTAATTTAAAGTATATTAAACATAATAAGTGATAAAAAAAGGTATCATTTTAAAAATAAATAATATTCTGCAAATTTGGAGAATCTCAGCTTGGTAAAAATATCTGGGAAAAATTCAAAAGTTAACAACTTAAATTTGTAAAATTCTCTCTACTAATAAAAATGATATAGACAATAAAATTTCTATTTTTGAATTAGTATTTTTCCTGATTTACAGATAAAATTTTTAGTTTTTAATACTCATAATTACTACAAAAATAAGCATGATTAACCTTTTGTTGGGTGTCTCATTTGAGAGGATCGATTTTCCAAATTCTGCTTTTCTAGAAAGAAAGTGATGTTTGAATTTTTATGGCAATAGATTTTATCCTTGATATTCTTAATCGCAAGCTAGTGGAAATCAAAGAAGACCCTCTACATTCCACAGAAATTCTAGTTTTGCAGGGTATATGTGAGAACAAGACCTATGAGGCAATAGCTCAAGAAGAAAGATATAGCTGCGGTTATATTACCAATGTTGTTGCTCCACGATTGTACCAAAAACTTTCTTTGCTTTTTGGCAGGCGTGTTAACAAAAAAAATTGTCGGGTGGTGCTGGAATCTTACATAGCAGAACAAGCTACACCCCCAGCAAAGTCAATTAAACTAAATTCTCCAGAGTTTGATCTTGGTATACAGCAAGATGCACTTCCTTGTTATCCCAGTGGTTCAGTTCCTCTTAACTCTCCCTTTTACATTGAACATCCTAATATTCAGAAATCGGTTTATGCAGAGATTACAAAACTAGGAGCATTAGTACGGATTAAAGCTCCAAGGGAAATGGGCAAAACTTCATTAATGCTGAGGATTTTAGATTACGCAGAACGTATGGGATATCGGACAGTTAGGTTGAACCTTGAGCAAGTCGATCAGACAATTCTCAGTGATGCCAATCTATTTTTGCGGTGGCTATGTGCCAATATTACTCAACAGCTTCAAATGGAGCAAAAACTAGATGACTATTGGAATAAAGATTTTGGTAGCAAACTGAGTTGTACTTTTTATTTGCGAAACTATGTACTAAATCAAATTGATACTTCCCTGGTTTTAGCACTAGATGAAGTCAATTATACTTTTGAGCATCCAGGAGTAGCAAAAGATTTTTTTCCCCTGTTGCGTTCGTGGTTTGAAGAAGCTAAAAGATGCAAAATTTGGCAAAAGCTACGCTTGATTGTGGTGCATTCAACGGAAATTTATGTTCCTTTACAACTTCAGCAATCTCCTTTCAATATTGGGTTACCAATTCAGTTACCGGATTTTAATTTAGATCAAGTGCAGGAATTAGCTCAACGTTATAGTTTGAAGTGGTCTGATGGTGAAGAAGCAAAGCAATTAATGACAATAATTGGGGGACATCCAGCACTAATACACATTGCACTTTATTACCTCAGTTCTCAGAGAATAACTCTAGCACAACTCCTAAAAACTGCTCCTACATCCAGTGGAATTTATGCTCATCACTTGCAGCGACATTTGACAATCTTGCAAGAACAGCCGGAATTAGCGATCGCTCTTTATAATGCGATTAATGCTAGTGAACCTGTACCATTAGAACCCATTATTGCTTACAAGTTAAACAGTATGGGACTGATTAAGTTAGATAACAATAAAGCAATACCTAGCTCTCAACTATATCGGCAATACTTTCAATCGCTTTCTTCTGATGAAAAAAAACAGATAGTATTTACCAATTAGTATAAAAGTCCTAAATTAGTTGTCAGAAAACTCATCCTTCAGCTAATACCATTTCACGAAAATCTTGATAGATATAGATTTAACGTAGGGTAGCACAGCTGTGCTACCCTACCGAGGTATGTGTATCAGCTTTAAAGTGAAATGGTATAACGCCGTCCCCCCTTACTAAGCTACGGTGTACACACAAATCTTCTAGAGTTGCCCTACAGGCTTTCGATCCCCTCACTCGTCGGATAAATTGGGGGCAAAAACCTCTTCTTCGTCCTCCTTAAAAAGGAGGATTTAGGAGGATTTGCAATGGTTTCGGTTTGGTAAGCTAAACCACATCTAGTTTGCATAATTTGAAATTGTACATTTCTTGTGGGGTGGGCGTCTCGCCCGCCCAGTATATGCAAGTTAAATGCGGAACAGCTTATCACAGATGTGCATACACCGTAGCCTTACGAACTAGGGCATGTTTTCAAACTGCTGGTTTAGCCTCCTAACTTTTTAGATCCCCCTAAATCCCCCGATAAATTGGGGGGCTTTAAGAGACTCTTTGCCCCCAAATTTATCGGGGGGTTGGGGGATCTAAGACTTTGAAAACACGCCCTACAGGGAAGTAGCAACAATTTCAAATAATGAACAAATGATTTAGGACTGCTATAGTTGAGATAATTTTTGCTGTTGCAGCTTTTGTTAGTTTTTTTAGTCAACCCAAAAATATGCTGAATAAACCGATTTTTAACCATTGTTACTTTGTTGATAAAATCCAACCAGATAAAGTATTTTTACTATCTGAGAGAGATGCAATTTTGTTGAGCGATCGCATTTCTTATTTGCTAGCATCTTTAATCGATGGACATCATGATGTTGACGAAATTATCGAGAAAGTTCAATTAGAATTACTACCAGATGAAAAATCATTTCCAGACCATAATTCCTTCTTTAAAAATGTTCTTGATATTAGTATTAAAGCCCAATCTGGTTTGTTTCAAATGGAAAAACAGGGCTATATTATAGAACAAGAAGATGAAGTGGGATATCAACAATGGGCTACGCCTACGCAATTTGCTATCTTCTGCAATTATCTGAATATCAAACCTAGCGAAGCTCATCAAAGATTACGATCAACTAAAGTAGCAGTAAAAACCTTCGGTTCCCTTCACGCCGACGATTTTATTGCCATTCTCAAATCTCTGGAAATTCAAATAGCCGATGCAGGAGATTTCACAATAGTCTTAACTGACGACTATCTCCACCCAAATTTAGATGAGTTCAATCAACAGGCGTTACAGTCTCAATCTCCTTGGATGCTAGTCAATCCTTTAGGAACAATGCTTTGGATAGGACCAATATTTAACGGTAAAAAAACCGCTTGTTGGCAATGTCTAGCACATCGCTTACGAGATAATAGACCGGTTCAAGGATTTATTCAAAGACATCAAAACATTTCTACTCCCTTATCTCCTCCTTTAGGGTTTTTAGCATCTACAGTACAAACCGCTTTAGGAATAGCAG
It encodes the following:
- a CDS encoding Uma2 family endonuclease, producing MVKTPPQHRTIPLLENGDKLTRYEFERRYNAMPNLKKAELIEGIVYIMPAALRFRSHGQPHGWIVGWLGTYEAATPGVALGVEPTVRLDLDNEPQPDAVLLINPEAGGQARLSEDDYIEGVPELIVEIAASSVAIDLHAKKQAYRRNGVKEYIVCQVLDQKLSWFYLEQGKYLELATDSSEILRSRVFPGLWLAVAELLTGNMQSVLNFLQAGLQSPEHAAFVQKLAN
- a CDS encoding eCIS core domain-containing protein, with product MSDRTFGRKKTAASNFSNRSLVSPTTPTLANPVRGFGLATNNLIQTQTELSTDQQEAESANEQLLEQQALREKPITHDMSRISLRRPQASAQAFTHGSDVYFGEGKAPENNELTHVVQQTGNQNSIQRNLLGDISPSGTASSDGEDSSRLASLSRPEYIIAQSGSRYTLLPLQPNGQTLYFFYGYEAGNSSDQAARDSEAPFIEDDVIYAARSGFTVVYDLEGTAGNFAEAIFNPSTYGIYWSGHGDMQGNIWTSDNILIRPEMISRDRHGGQVSPNLRYFILAACGSAQAQQAWQLALPQGCQFEGWLNLTSNREGVDFTDSAWSEDLDQLFPHGGLHPDRELRDYIEDVRREGAGREPGATDTTVPTTGR
- a CDS encoding eCIS core domain-containing protein — translated: MSDRKFGSKKTAASTFSNSSLVSPTTPTLANPVQSFGLPTNNVAATEVSTDLQEAQSADEQLLEQQAISEKPVTHDISRISLRRPQAKLTVGEPGDRYEQEADMIANTVMSMPALTVQREEILEEEDPAKLLNTSIQREISPEEEELQTKSTLQTASDRSLEGGDRLENQLNGSKGGGSPLADDVRSFMEPRFGADFSQVRVHTNSQAVQMNQELGAQAFTHGNDVYYGQGKAPGNNELTAHELTHVVQQTGSVQSRINRYLATPNFTLNTSETPQIQRDGEGNNLERLNEMLDKFNVPEEDVIKLCGQLTAPEKATVLAGGYRSRMIAALNVSEMVQALNNLNPPLSTKLEWLEATTTFGSRQLDYSTIQPWITAAPQAEKDALKINYWKNFFVNVCTNQTMVTALNDLGFDLITKLTWLQAEMTVTSLELDYATIKPWITAAPQTEKDALKTDTWKNFFVNVCTNETMVTALNDLGFDLQTKLNWLEAEMTITSWELSYTTIQPWITAAPQGERDALKTDAWKNFFVKVCTNQTMITAVNDLGFDLITKLTWLDAEMTITRLELDYATIKPWITAAPQGEKDALKTDTWKNFFVKVCTNDTMVDALIDLNFDLTTKLTWLLAEGVGDAALANLIGSGDIFTALAGLDEAQITQLRRNSDLIDVLQKLMTNAEFAQLAANLVLITPSTVVDRVNARNEALRILTVQLNNKEIARSTINGNMQVVIIPRNKLLTDVAQFADLAGTSTFDGRRWETVRGVGHGNYVAVTEENLLGGNCTATFGGNPVSGTYATGYSTTSHEFAHGLHDNSLTDADRQIITNAYNARKALATASPTDPNQWVDGREGCYASQTDHEFFAQLSNAYLGTNTGNDPNTGDPRHNGKAWVQTHEPTVFALLDRMYAGGSIPNANP
- a CDS encoding tetratricopeptide repeat protein, with the translated sequence MKSGDRNPKIAEQINFKVTIIMPKNLATFLVQFSQPSAVEMNAYLLSDEKPTTQDQKLEILSKYMQQYPQGWKKRLELAELFYGMGRWEQAIEEYRQIIERQPQFLDARLQLGKILHLMGQETEAIEVYENALPLSHNEATRQHIRGLIKACKGDSQQAIKALESAAFLEPDKVVHWLALGQVHMGIENTVAALQAFDAVLSLNPDDLVALILSYDGLMAMGNFQAAGQRLSRVIELAPDDFQILQRQLDERCRMRLVSGEQGKQTKKMIGSALQQAPNAAQFHKSLAYYYIFRGDWAQGVAVLAQFTEKHPNNPNGWYYYGRCLSDTGENQRAAEAILKAYHLYPHNCEIYLALCEILPAAGRLDELHPLIEEMLERFPERWSIWVTAGRVLVESFKDIKRGCSLSVRGTQLQPQLPDAWFCHGRVLALAGKHREAVEALVQGWQFFPEKGGYLQSVPGLVWLGESYRVLGNNAVSRRYWQEVCLQAEKLMEFDPATAYYWQGRALDELGDSLGAIEAYRNALSQQLLYPAHGEVKETLKWLQGMLRNGFRA
- a CDS encoding AAA-like domain-containing protein, producing MAIDFILDILNRKLVEIKEDPLHSTEILVLQGICENKTYEAIAQEERYSCGYITNVVAPRLYQKLSLLFGRRVNKKNCRVVLESYIAEQATPPAKSIKLNSPEFDLGIQQDALPCYPSGSVPLNSPFYIEHPNIQKSVYAEITKLGALVRIKAPREMGKTSLMLRILDYAERMGYRTVRLNLEQVDQTILSDANLFLRWLCANITQQLQMEQKLDDYWNKDFGSKLSCTFYLRNYVLNQIDTSLVLALDEVNYTFEHPGVAKDFFPLLRSWFEEAKRCKIWQKLRLIVVHSTEIYVPLQLQQSPFNIGLPIQLPDFNLDQVQELAQRYSLKWSDGEEAKQLMTIIGGHPALIHIALYYLSSQRITLAQLLKTAPTSSGIYAHHLQRHLTILQEQPELAIALYNAINASEPVPLEPIIAYKLNSMGLIKLDNNKAIPSSQLYRQYFQSLSSDEKKQIVFTN